The genomic window CTGCTTACGCAGGATCGAACAACGCTGAGCTAAGCTCAGCGAGTTTGACGAAGCTCCACTCCGTTACGCTTCGTCAAACAGCGTCTCGCCCTCGACCATGTGCTCCGCGACGGCGTCCTCGTCCAGCGTGAGGCCCAGACCGGGCTCCTCTGGAATCTCGATGTAGCCCTCCTCGATGACGTCCTCCTCGACGAGGTCCTCCCACCAGCCGAGTTCGTAGGAGTGGTACTCGACGGCGAGGGAGTTCGGGATGGCGGCGCCGACGTGGGCGCTCGCCATCGTCGCGACCGGCGAGGAGACGTTGTGCATCGCGACCGGCACGTAGTACTGGTTCGCCACGTCGGCGACCTTCCGGGTCTCGCGCATCCCGCCGACCTTCGGCATGTCCGGCGCGACGATGTCGACGGCCTGGTTCTCGATCAGGCGGCGCTCCTCGGTGACGCGGTAGCGGTTCTCGCCGACGGTGATCGGCGTCGTGGTGGACTTCGTGACCTCCTCCTGCACCTCGAGGTTCTCCGGGGGCACGGGATCCTCGAGCCACCAGACGTCGTAGTCCTCGATGGCCTCGGCGAGGCGCTTCGCGGAGCCACCGGAGAACGTCCAGTGGCAGTCGAAGGCGACGTCGGCCTCGTCCTTGACCTCCTCCGTGACGGCCTCGACGATCTCGGCCTTGTGCCGGATCTCGCCGGGTCGGAGGTGACGGTTGGCGCGGTCCTTCTCGT from Salinarchaeum sp. Harcht-Bsk1 includes these protein-coding regions:
- a CDS encoding mandelate racemase/muconate lactonizing enzyme family protein, whose protein sequence is MSNDIDYTDLHDPNAEYTMRDLSAETMGVTAKRGGGRDVEITDVQTTMVDGNFPWTLVRIYTDAGIVGTGEAYWGAGVPEVIERMKPFVVGENPLDIDRLYEHLIQKMSGEGSVEGITVTAIAGIEVALHDLAGKILEVPAYQLLGGKYRDEMRVYCDCHTEEEADPQACAEEARRVVDELGYDALKFDLDVPSGHEKDRANRHLRPGEIRHKAEIVEAVTEEVKDEADVAFDCHWTFSGGSAKRLAEAIEDYDVWWLEDPVPPENLEVQEEVTKSTTTPITVGENRYRVTEERRLIENQAVDIVAPDMPKVGGMRETRKVADVANQYYVPVAMHNVSSPVATMASAHVGAAIPNSLAVEYHSYELGWWEDLVEEDVIEEGYIEIPEEPGLGLTLDEDAVAEHMVEGETLFDEA